From a single Oreochromis niloticus isolate F11D_XX linkage group LG3, O_niloticus_UMD_NMBU, whole genome shotgun sequence genomic region:
- the LOC109199766 gene encoding Fc receptor-like protein 5, translating to MEMKTFFTWLLLNVFLLLTAHCSHSYASKTDPDILTVFPARLQFFEYESISFSCDGLNHQAKWRGVRNIEDFIPTCTNYTVTPTVNCTINNAFETDTGKYWCEDEDGWKSNALSITVTIGSVILESPAVPVMEGETINLYCRKKGAPLNQIADFYKNDLKIGTSYFGKMTIHNVSKSDEGLYKCTILEAGESPESWLIVINKTLEEQNQEDITVTLESPAHPVMEGETVVLSCLNETSASLPAVFYKDGLFIGTSSVGNMTIHQVYKSHEGLYKCTISGVGESSEKWLFVRGLPREACFCLDQFFHLLLLLRVVLTIVMVALLILLVGLLHCGKLGPKKNS from the exons ATGgagatgaaaacatttttcaccTGGCTGC TGCTCAACGTTTTCTTGCTTTTGACTGCACACTGTTCTCACAGTTACGCTTCAAAAACTG atcCAGATATTCTTACCGTCTTTCCAGCCAGACTGCAGTTCTTTGAGTATGAATCCATCTCTTTTAGCTGTGATGGTTTAAATCACCAGGCTAAATGGAGAGGGGTAAGAAATATTGAAGATTTCATTCCAACATGTACAAATTACACAGTGACACCAACAGTGAACTGCACCATAAATAATGCTTTTGAAACTGACACTGGAAAATACTGGTGTGAAGATGAAGACGGATGGAAGAGCAATGCTCTTAGCATCACTGTCACTA ttggTTCTGTGATCCTGGAGAGTCCTGCTGTACCTGTAATGGAGGGGGAAACTATCAACCTGTACTGTAGAAAGAAGGGAGCTCCTCTAAACCAAATAGCTGATTTCtataaaaatgacttaaaaattGGGACCAGCTATTTTGGGAAAATGACCATCCACAATGTTTCTAAATCTGATGAAGGGCTCTACAAGTGTACCATCTTGGAAGCTGGAGAATCACCAGAAAGCTGGTTGATTGTGATAAATAAGACTCTGGAAGAACAAAACCAAGAAG ATATCACGGTGACCCTGGAGAGCCCTGCTCATCCTGTGATGGAGGGGGAAACTGTGGTTCTGAGCTGCCTAAACGAGACGTCTGCAAGCCTTCCAGCTGTCTTCTATAAAGATGGCCTCTTCATTGGGACCAGCTCTGTGGGAAACATGACCATCCACCAAGTCTACAAGAGTCATGAAGGACTTTACAAGTGCACAATATCTGGAGTTGGAGAATCATCAGAAAAATGGCTGTTTGTTAGAG GGCTTCCCAGAGAGGCATGTTTTTGTTTGGACCAATTttttcacctcctcctccttttacGGGTCGTCCTAACTATTGTGATGGTGGCTCTGCTGATACTGCTTGTGGGACTCCTTCACTGTGGGAAACTCGGACCAAAAAAGAACTCATAG